A single genomic interval of Bacillus smithii harbors:
- a CDS encoding transposase, giving the protein MYILQESLFSFEELQKLESKEKLPIFFSSLDLRPYAKQLRSSSPRGADGHSREGILRALIAAPLEGIDTFTALHHRLDKDLRFRYQCGLSIDRPAPSISTLSRVFAALIKKKLAEKIFLDLVQLAQEEGIIDGSHQAIDSAAIDAYEKKQPKKRSEQTGNANWGAKYDSFGNKITWFGYKMHLSVDTASELPMAIKVTPAHVNDGEVAPELIEQVAERTKSKIEFLIMDGGYDQLKNYESAKNIGAQAIIPLNLRNEKEPPEGISSNGTPRCSMGYEMTYWGADKDQLKFRCPHATGKVDCPLGMAACSSSNYGMVVKVDIKKDVRRYSNPHRDTKRWKELYNERTSVERCNSRMKSYLTANSLHVWGIEKVKTHIYLNAIVLLVSALAMAKENKGKKAA; this is encoded by the coding sequence TTGTATATTCTACAAGAAAGCCTATTTTCCTTTGAAGAACTGCAAAAATTAGAGTCAAAAGAGAAATTACCTATCTTTTTTAGCTCGCTTGATTTACGCCCTTATGCTAAACAGTTGAGAAGTTCTTCACCCCGAGGGGCTGACGGTCATTCCAGAGAAGGGATTCTAAGGGCTCTCATCGCTGCCCCACTCGAAGGCATCGACACCTTTACCGCCCTTCATCATCGATTGGATAAAGACCTTCGTTTCCGTTATCAATGCGGTTTATCGATTGATCGCCCCGCACCGTCTATCTCCACTCTCAGCCGGGTTTTTGCGGCACTTATCAAAAAAAAGCTGGCTGAAAAGATCTTCCTTGACTTGGTACAGTTAGCTCAGGAGGAAGGAATAATTGACGGCAGCCACCAGGCCATCGACAGTGCCGCCATTGATGCCTATGAAAAGAAACAGCCCAAAAAGCGTAGTGAACAAACGGGTAATGCCAATTGGGGCGCAAAATATGATTCCTTCGGCAATAAAATTACCTGGTTTGGCTATAAGATGCATCTTTCAGTCGATACCGCAAGCGAACTGCCAATGGCCATAAAAGTAACCCCTGCCCATGTGAACGATGGAGAAGTCGCACCAGAATTAATAGAGCAAGTGGCAGAGCGTACCAAATCCAAAATTGAATTTCTGATCATGGATGGCGGATATGACCAACTAAAAAACTATGAATCAGCCAAAAACATTGGAGCGCAAGCCATTATCCCGCTCAATTTGCGCAACGAAAAAGAGCCTCCTGAAGGGATTTCTTCCAATGGAACTCCGCGTTGTTCCATGGGTTATGAAATGACTTATTGGGGAGCTGATAAGGACCAGCTCAAGTTCAGATGTCCTCACGCAACCGGCAAAGTGGATTGCCCATTAGGAATGGCAGCCTGTTCATCTTCCAACTATGGAATGGTGGTAAAAGTCGACATCAAAAAGGATGTGCGCCGATATTCCAATCCGCACCGTGATACAAAACGTTGGAAAGAGCTTTACAACGAGAGGACAAGTGTAGAACGCTGTAATTCAAGAATGAAAAGCTACCTTACGGCGAACTCCCTACATGTATGGGGAATTGAAAAAGTAAAGACCCATATTTACCTGAACGCTATTGTATTACTTGTTTCAGCGCTAGCGATGGCAAAGGAAAATAAAGGGAAGAAAGCCGCTTAA
- a CDS encoding isochorismatase family protein has translation MKQALIVIDVQEIFFKLPQNLLYNSVQLVNNISRLIDQAHEKNTPVIFIQHTSQDERDDLFEGKDTWKLHENLNIRHTDKIIQKTTWDSFYQTELLDYLKDNEIEQLIFAGAQTEFCMDTTIRAAFSLGFQNNLLFKNTHSTVNNAILDAHTIIKHHENIWNNRFLTIVEWDKE, from the coding sequence ATGAAGCAAGCCTTAATTGTCATCGATGTACAAGAAATTTTCTTCAAGCTTCCCCAAAACCTTTTATATAATAGTGTACAACTAGTGAATAATATCAGCAGATTAATAGATCAGGCTCATGAAAAAAATACACCCGTTATCTTCATTCAACACACAAGTCAAGATGAACGAGATGATTTATTTGAAGGGAAAGATACATGGAAACTTCATGAAAATTTAAACATACGTCACACAGATAAAATTATTCAAAAAACAACCTGGGATTCATTTTACCAAACTGAACTTTTAGATTACTTAAAAGATAATGAAATAGAACAACTTATTTTTGCAGGAGCGCAAACAGAATTTTGTATGGATACAACCATAAGAGCAGCTTTTAGTTTAGGATTTCAAAATAATCTTCTTTTTAAAAATACTCATAGTACTGTAAATAATGCCATTTTAGATGCCCATACCATTATCAAACATCATGAAAACATTTGGAACAATCGATTCCTTACAATTGTTGAATGGGATAAAGAGTAA
- a CDS encoding alpha/beta hydrolase — MSQINNEFHIPINKEMSIEAQTIAKMLFTSSKESENINFSHPHSLEIFRRMMDKNLKELLNKITVDYQLERVSIDGIQAVWISTPQIQEDKKVILYLHGGCYVSGNTEIYTTIPIQLAHSSQINILSIDYSLAPEVPSRILCKRVFSDTFF, encoded by the coding sequence ATGAGCCAGATTAACAATGAATTTCATATTCCCATCAATAAAGAAATGAGCATAGAAGCTCAAACAATTGCGAAAATGCTTTTTACCTCCTCCAAAGAATCTGAAAATATAAACTTTTCCCACCCCCATTCATTAGAAATTTTTAGACGAATGATGGATAAAAACTTAAAAGAATTACTAAATAAAATAACAGTGGACTATCAATTAGAAAGAGTGAGCATCGATGGCATACAGGCTGTCTGGATCTCAACTCCACAGATCCAAGAAGATAAAAAAGTGATTCTTTATTTACATGGTGGATGTTACGTATCTGGAAATACCGAAATATACACTACCATACCTATTCAACTAGCTCATAGTAGTCAGATTAATATTTTATCTATTGATTATAGTTTAGCCCCAGAGGTACCGTCAAGAATTTTGTGTAAGAGAGTATTCTCAGATACGTTTTTTTAA
- a CDS encoding IS256 family transposase — translation MSNSILNSDFANQLENMIKDFVQEKLEFIMREEIKNFLQVEQEHVQNSRNGYYHRTLDTKYGKIEALTVPRDRNGDFQTQLFEPYQRQDGWLEQAIIKMYQSGMSTREIGKFIERILGSTYSPTTISHITDAALEDIQKWQQRPLNKRYSVLYLDGFYIKVRRDTYAKEVIYVVLGVNEEGYREILGFYVGGQESAHGWQEILQDLYTRGAHEVLLGVFDGLPGLEEAFKAVYPKADVQRCVVHKVRNTLNKVRKKDQFEVAEDLKLIYRSMTRDAAIQAFHEFKDKWSKKYPREVQSWEQDLDVLLTFMKYPTSIRSVIYTTNAIERTIKDIRKRLKTMNSLTSIEAAEKITFLTVQDLNEKWSTRKLKGFSTAYKALQDMFEERY, via the coding sequence ATGAGTAATAGTATACTCAACTCAGATTTCGCAAATCAACTGGAAAATATGATAAAAGATTTTGTTCAAGAAAAGCTTGAATTCATCATGAGAGAAGAAATCAAAAATTTCCTCCAAGTGGAACAGGAACACGTTCAAAACTCAAGAAATGGTTATTATCACCGTACTCTTGATACAAAGTACGGGAAAATAGAAGCTCTTACGGTTCCAAGAGATCGCAACGGGGATTTCCAGACTCAACTGTTTGAGCCTTATCAACGTCAAGACGGCTGGCTGGAACAGGCGATTATTAAAATGTATCAAAGTGGGATGAGCACTCGAGAAATTGGGAAGTTTATCGAAAGAATTCTTGGTTCAACCTACTCTCCTACCACGATTAGTCATATTACAGATGCCGCGTTGGAGGATATTCAAAAATGGCAACAACGTCCATTAAACAAACGGTATTCTGTGTTGTATCTTGATGGGTTTTATATAAAAGTTCGTCGTGATACGTATGCCAAAGAAGTCATTTACGTTGTTCTTGGTGTCAATGAAGAAGGTTATCGTGAAATTCTTGGCTTTTACGTTGGAGGTCAAGAAAGCGCGCATGGCTGGCAAGAGATTCTCCAAGACCTTTATACACGCGGTGCTCATGAAGTCTTACTTGGTGTTTTTGATGGACTCCCAGGTCTTGAAGAAGCCTTTAAAGCCGTCTATCCGAAAGCCGATGTTCAACGATGTGTGGTCCACAAAGTAAGAAATACGTTAAACAAGGTAAGGAAAAAAGACCAATTTGAAGTGGCTGAAGACCTAAAGCTGATCTATCGTTCGATGACAAGAGACGCAGCCATTCAAGCCTTTCATGAGTTTAAAGACAAGTGGTCTAAAAAGTATCCTAGAGAAGTCCAATCTTGGGAACAGGATTTAGATGTCCTCCTAACATTCATGAAATATCCGACCAGTATTCGTAGTGTCATCTACACGACCAATGCGATTGAACGAACGATTAAAGATATACGTAAACGACTCAAAACGATGAACAGCTTAACCAGTATTGAAGCAGCAGAAAAAATCACGTTCTTAACGGTACAGGACTTGAATGAAAAATGGTCCACTAGAAAACTTAAAGGGTTTTCTACGGCATACAAGGCACTTCAAGATATGTTTGAAGAAAGATACTGA
- a CDS encoding alpha/beta hydrolase fold domain-containing protein, translating into MAPENPFPNGLNDVVKVFHYLCNHGYSANNIGILGDSAGGGLALSMLLKLKEMNAKLPAALGLLSPWADLSFSGETFNTLAGVDPILSQEQLSVFANMYVQKEDVKNPFISSVYGDYKDFPPMMIIAGSHEILLSDSTRIAQNAMNQKVEVSLDIFNGLWHVFCADPTLPESKNAIKKLSSFFNKNLF; encoded by the coding sequence ATCGCCCCAGAAAATCCATTTCCTAATGGATTAAATGATGTGGTCAAAGTTTTTCATTATCTTTGCAACCATGGATACTCAGCAAATAATATTGGTATTTTAGGTGATTCTGCAGGTGGGGGGCTTGCATTATCAATGTTACTAAAGCTCAAGGAAATGAATGCCAAATTGCCAGCAGCTTTGGGCTTGTTATCTCCATGGGCTGACTTGAGTTTTTCTGGAGAAACTTTTAATACTTTGGCCGGAGTAGATCCCATCTTAAGTCAAGAACAGTTATCCGTATTCGCAAACATGTATGTCCAAAAAGAAGATGTAAAAAACCCCTTCATTTCTTCTGTTTATGGAGATTATAAAGATTTTCCACCAATGATGATCATTGCTGGTAGTCATGAAATATTATTAAGTGATTCAACTCGCATTGCACAAAATGCTATGAATCAAAAAGTAGAAGTGAGTTTAGACATTTTTAATGGTCTTTGGCATGTTTTTTGCGCAGATCCTACCTTACCTGAAAGTAAAAATGCTATAAAAAAACTTTCTTCATTCTTTAACAAGAACTTGTTCTAA
- a CDS encoding L,D-transpeptidase: MVKWIDVSLSQHRLKLFDGNRLIKTYPIAVGKILTQTPYGTFTIINKQRHPGGPFGVFWMGLSKPHYGIHGTNNPSSIGKNVSHGCIRMFNHDVLELSSKVPVGTKVVIHK; encoded by the coding sequence ATAGTGAAATGGATCGACGTATCCTTATCTCAGCATAGATTAAAACTATTTGACGGAAACAGACTTATAAAAACTTACCCCATAGCAGTTGGAAAAATATTGACACAAACCCCTTATGGGACGTTTACAATTATCAATAAACAACGCCATCCCGGTGGACCATTCGGAGTGTTTTGGATGGGGTTGTCAAAGCCTCATTACGGCATACACGGAACCAATAACCCATCTTCCATCGGCAAGAATGTCTCACATGGATGTATTCGAATGTTTAATCATGATGTTCTAGAATTATCTTCTAAAGTGCCAGTTGGAACGAAGGTTGTGATTCATAAATGA
- the mutL gene encoding DNA mismatch repair endonuclease MutL, which produces MGKIIQLDDMLSNKIAAGEVVERPASVVKELVENAIDAHSTVIEIDVEEAGLQSIRVVDNGDGIEEEDVLTAFERHATSKIKDENDLFRIRTLGFRGEALPSIASVSYLEITTGTGEGAATRAVLEGGKVVRKEKASARKGTEVIVSNLFYNTPARLKYMKTIHTELGNITDTVNRLALAHPDVSIQLRHNGRVLLETNGNGDARQVLAAIYGLNTAKKMIPISARSIDFEIEGWISLPELTRASRNYISTIINGRYVKNYPLVKAIQEGYHTLLPIGRYPIALVMIQMDPLLVDVNVHPSKLEVRLSKEQELNELMMKTIQEAFRSKRLIPLENAAPKWKKEKTVQQSFELDHLPKQTEPIIDTAVPIHRPPELTNTYEKHQEEERHLPEDMLEQEQSEPKSSPDFVREYDVQESETVVEAADDSSLETTESSQRQSRIPPLYPIGQMHGTYILAQNELGLYIIDQHAAQERIKYEFFREKVGQVENELQEMLVPLTLEFSADEYVKILEYKDELEKVGVFLEPFGIHSFIVRAHPQWFPKGEEQEIIEDILQQLITMKTVDIKKLREEAAIMMSCKRSIKANHHLRQDEIQALLDDLRKASDPFTCPHGRPVIIHFSAYELEKMFKRVM; this is translated from the coding sequence ATGGGAAAAATTATTCAACTCGACGACATGTTGTCCAATAAAATTGCGGCGGGAGAAGTCGTGGAACGCCCTGCATCGGTTGTCAAAGAATTGGTGGAAAATGCCATAGATGCCCATAGCACGGTGATCGAAATCGATGTCGAGGAAGCTGGTCTCCAATCCATTCGAGTAGTGGATAATGGGGACGGAATCGAAGAAGAAGATGTGTTGACAGCGTTTGAACGACATGCCACAAGCAAGATCAAGGATGAAAACGACTTATTTCGCATTCGTACGCTAGGGTTTAGGGGCGAGGCGCTCCCAAGCATTGCTTCGGTATCTTATTTAGAAATCACGACAGGAACAGGGGAGGGGGCCGCTACCAGAGCTGTCTTAGAAGGAGGCAAGGTCGTTCGGAAGGAAAAAGCATCCGCTCGTAAAGGGACGGAAGTGATCGTTTCCAATCTTTTTTATAATACACCCGCAAGGCTGAAATATATGAAAACGATTCATACAGAACTCGGAAACATTACCGATACGGTCAATCGTCTGGCGCTTGCTCATCCAGACGTTTCCATTCAGCTGCGACATAATGGCCGAGTTTTGCTTGAAACAAACGGAAATGGGGATGCTCGGCAAGTTCTCGCCGCTATCTATGGACTAAACACGGCTAAAAAAATGATCCCGATTTCTGCCAGGAGCATCGATTTTGAAATCGAGGGATGGATCTCCCTTCCGGAGTTAACGCGTGCCTCCCGCAACTATATTTCGACTATTATCAATGGCCGATATGTCAAAAATTATCCTTTAGTGAAAGCCATTCAGGAAGGCTATCACACGTTGCTTCCGATTGGAAGATATCCCATTGCGTTAGTGATGATCCAAATGGACCCTCTACTGGTAGATGTCAATGTGCATCCATCCAAATTGGAGGTTCGTTTAAGCAAGGAACAAGAATTGAATGAGCTGATGATGAAAACCATTCAAGAAGCGTTTCGGTCAAAGCGATTGATTCCGTTGGAAAATGCTGCTCCTAAATGGAAAAAGGAAAAAACTGTCCAGCAAAGTTTTGAACTTGACCACCTGCCGAAACAAACGGAGCCCATTATCGATACAGCCGTTCCAATTCATCGTCCGCCTGAGCTTACCAACACTTATGAGAAACATCAAGAAGAGGAACGTCATTTGCCTGAAGACATGTTGGAACAAGAGCAGTCGGAGCCAAAGAGTTCTCCGGATTTTGTGCGAGAATATGATGTACAAGAATCCGAAACGGTTGTGGAGGCCGCTGACGACTCTTCATTGGAAACGACCGAGAGCAGTCAACGTCAGAGCCGCATTCCGCCATTATATCCCATCGGTCAAATGCATGGAACTTATATACTGGCCCAAAACGAACTAGGACTTTACATTATTGACCAACATGCTGCTCAAGAACGGATCAAATATGAATTTTTCCGTGAAAAAGTGGGGCAAGTGGAAAACGAACTGCAAGAAATGTTAGTGCCGTTGACATTGGAATTTTCGGCTGACGAATATGTGAAAATTTTAGAGTATAAAGATGAATTGGAAAAAGTGGGAGTTTTTCTGGAGCCGTTCGGTATTCACTCTTTTATCGTACGCGCTCATCCTCAATGGTTTCCAAAAGGAGAAGAACAAGAGATCATTGAAGACATCCTTCAACAACTGATTACGATGAAAACGGTTGATATTAAAAAACTGAGGGAAGAAGCAGCGATTATGATGAGCTGCAAACGATCCATTAAAGCGAATCACCATTTGCGCCAAGATGAAATTCAGGCGCTTTTGGACGATTTACGGAAAGCTTCCGACCCGTTCACTTGCCCTCATGGCCGACCCGTTATTATTCATTTTTCGGCATATGAACTGGAAAAAATGTTTAAACGGGTAATGTAG
- the mutS gene encoding DNA mismatch repair protein MutS yields the protein MPQYTPMIQQYLKIKAEYQDAFLFFRLGDFYEMFFDDAIKASKELEITLTSRDGGGDERIPMCGVPYHSADSYIQQLIEKGHKVAICEQTEDPKQAKGVVKREVIQLITPGTMMEGKGLLEKENNYIASVSGMEDETFGLAYTDLSTGENRVTLLTAFEDVVNELSTLGTKEIVIDPSFDNSLQKTIKERLSLTISYEEDQEVKSEYQHLLERLEDSRLRSTSARLFNYLYRTQKRSLDHLQTVETYHVHNYMKIDYFSKRNLELTETIRSKGKKGSLLWLLDETMTAMGARLLKQWIDRPLIQKSKIEKRLALVELLLNRYFERQELRERLKEVYDLERLAGRVAFGNVNARDLIQLKKSLQQIPSLKDLLGQMDNDDIQTIASKLDPCEELTDLLERAIVENPPLSVKEGGIIKDGYHAELDRYRDASQNGKKWIAQLEKEERERTGIKSLKVGYNRVFGYYIEVTKANLHLLEEGRYERKQTLANAERFITPELKEKEALILQAEEKSVDLEYEIFLSIREYVKTFIPRLQALAKTVSELDCLQCFATVSEKQHYVKPRFNDGRTLRIKGGRHPVVEKVMDSQMYVANDCLMDKGREMLLITGPNMSGKSTYMRQIALTAILAQIGCFVPAEEAVLPIFDQVFTRIGASDDLISGQSTFMVEMLEARNAIVHATQNSLILFDEIGRGTSTYDGMALAQAIIEYIHDHIGAKTLFSTHYHELTVLEKELDQLKNVHVSAVEQNGKLVFLHKVKEGAADKSYGIHVAELANLPQTLIKRAKEILTDLESTGASPSNKEKTDESEKKDSKTSVKQEVEQLSFFDEEQKTEPKAAVTPREKEAARALKALNLLETTPLEALNKLYELQKILNQ from the coding sequence ATGCCGCAATATACTCCAATGATTCAACAATATTTAAAAATCAAGGCTGAATATCAAGATGCCTTTTTATTTTTTCGGTTAGGCGATTTTTATGAAATGTTTTTTGATGACGCGATTAAGGCTTCGAAAGAATTGGAAATTACTTTGACCAGCAGGGACGGCGGTGGCGATGAAAGGATTCCGATGTGCGGCGTCCCTTATCACTCTGCCGATAGCTACATACAACAGCTGATTGAAAAAGGCCATAAAGTTGCGATATGTGAACAAACAGAAGATCCCAAACAAGCAAAAGGGGTAGTTAAACGGGAAGTGATCCAGCTGATTACTCCCGGAACGATGATGGAAGGGAAAGGACTGCTGGAAAAAGAAAATAATTATATTGCATCGGTTTCCGGAATGGAAGATGAGACGTTCGGACTAGCCTATACGGATTTATCCACCGGAGAAAATCGTGTAACACTGCTGACAGCTTTTGAAGATGTGGTAAATGAACTGTCCACGCTTGGAACAAAAGAAATTGTTATCGACCCTTCTTTTGATAACAGCTTGCAAAAAACAATAAAAGAGCGGTTGTCGTTGACGATTTCTTATGAAGAAGATCAGGAAGTCAAATCGGAATATCAACATCTTTTGGAAAGGCTTGAGGATTCACGGCTACGTTCGACTTCTGCCAGACTTTTTAATTATTTGTATCGCACGCAAAAAAGAAGCTTGGACCATTTGCAAACAGTCGAAACCTATCACGTCCATAATTATATGAAAATAGATTACTTTTCCAAAAGAAACCTGGAGTTGACGGAAACGATTCGATCGAAAGGGAAAAAAGGCTCTCTTCTATGGCTCTTGGATGAAACCATGACGGCCATGGGAGCGAGACTATTAAAACAGTGGATTGACCGTCCGCTCATTCAAAAGAGCAAGATTGAAAAGCGGCTTGCTCTTGTCGAGTTGCTGCTGAATCGTTATTTTGAACGCCAAGAGCTAAGAGAGCGATTAAAAGAAGTTTACGATCTTGAAAGGCTCGCCGGCAGAGTGGCGTTTGGAAATGTCAATGCCCGGGATTTAATCCAGCTGAAAAAATCACTACAGCAAATACCTTCTTTGAAAGATCTATTAGGTCAAATGGACAATGACGATATTCAAACAATAGCGTCCAAATTAGACCCGTGTGAAGAATTAACCGATCTGCTCGAACGGGCGATTGTCGAGAATCCGCCATTGTCCGTGAAAGAAGGCGGAATTATCAAGGACGGTTACCACGCGGAATTAGATCGCTACCGAGACGCTAGTCAAAACGGGAAAAAATGGATCGCTCAATTGGAAAAAGAAGAAAGAGAGCGAACCGGAATTAAATCGTTGAAAGTCGGCTATAACCGCGTGTTTGGATATTATATTGAAGTGACAAAAGCCAATCTACATTTGCTGGAAGAGGGGCGCTATGAACGTAAACAAACGTTGGCAAATGCAGAACGTTTTATCACACCGGAATTGAAAGAAAAGGAAGCTTTAATTTTACAAGCGGAAGAAAAAAGCGTAGATTTGGAATACGAAATCTTTTTATCTATTCGGGAATATGTTAAAACATTTATTCCGAGACTGCAGGCTTTGGCCAAAACCGTCAGCGAGCTGGATTGTTTGCAATGTTTTGCCACTGTCAGCGAAAAACAACACTACGTAAAACCGCGTTTTAACGATGGGCGAACATTACGGATTAAAGGGGGCCGCCACCCGGTTGTAGAAAAAGTCATGGATTCACAAATGTATGTGGCCAATGATTGTTTGATGGATAAAGGTCGGGAAATGCTGCTCATCACCGGACCGAACATGTCAGGAAAAAGCACGTATATGAGACAAATTGCCTTAACGGCTATTTTAGCCCAAATTGGTTGTTTTGTACCGGCTGAAGAAGCGGTTCTGCCTATTTTCGATCAAGTGTTCACGAGAATTGGCGCAAGTGATGATTTGATTTCAGGACAAAGCACGTTTATGGTGGAAATGCTGGAAGCAAGAAATGCCATCGTTCATGCGACGCAAAATTCTTTAATTCTTTTCGATGAAATCGGCAGAGGAACCTCTACATATGATGGAATGGCTTTGGCACAGGCTATCATTGAATATATCCATGATCATATTGGGGCTAAGACTTTATTCTCGACCCACTATCATGAATTAACGGTTTTGGAGAAAGAACTGGATCAATTGAAAAATGTTCATGTAAGTGCCGTCGAGCAGAACGGAAAATTAGTTTTCCTTCATAAGGTAAAAGAAGGAGCTGCAGATAAAAGTTACGGTATTCACGTAGCGGAATTAGCGAATCTCCCTCAAACGTTGATTAAAAGAGCAAAGGAAATTTTGACGGATCTCGAATCTACAGGTGCTTCTCCTTCTAATAAGGAAAAAACCGATGAAAGTGAAAAGAAAGATTCCAAGACGTCAGTGAAACAGGAAGTGGAGCAGCTGTCTTTCTTCGATGAGGAGCAAAAGACAGAACCGAAAGCAGCCGTCACCCCGCGGGAAAAAGAAGCAGCCCGAGCGTTAAAAGCTCTCAACTTATTAGAAACGACTCCGTTAGAAGCATTAAACAAGTTATATGAATTGCAAAAAATACTAAATCAATAA
- a CDS encoding outer spore coat protein CotE, which produces MPEFREIITKAVVAKGRKFTQSHHTITPPHHPSSILGCWIINHEYKARKSGKTVEIRGTYDINLWYSHHDNTKTSVITEKVEYVDVVKLKYRDPDCDDKEVVARVLQQPNCNEAVISSNGNKMVVHIEREFLAEVIGETKVSVMIDPDGVEEDDWDSELSDEDFEELDPDFIVDDEEE; this is translated from the coding sequence ATGCCAGAATTTAGAGAAATTATAACAAAGGCAGTTGTAGCTAAGGGGCGCAAATTTACCCAGTCCCATCATACGATCACTCCGCCGCATCATCCTTCAAGTATTCTAGGCTGCTGGATTATTAATCACGAATATAAAGCAAGGAAGAGCGGCAAGACGGTCGAAATTAGAGGGACTTATGATATAAACCTATGGTACTCTCATCATGACAACACAAAAACTTCCGTTATTACAGAAAAAGTGGAGTATGTGGATGTTGTGAAATTAAAGTATCGCGACCCCGATTGTGATGATAAAGAAGTAGTGGCACGTGTGCTACAACAGCCGAATTGTAATGAAGCTGTCATTTCTTCGAATGGCAATAAGATGGTCGTTCATATTGAACGAGAGTTTTTAGCAGAAGTCATCGGCGAGACTAAAGTCTCCGTCATGATCGATCCAGATGGCGTTGAAGAAGATGATTGGGATTCCGAGCTATCCGATGAAGACTTTGAAGAACTCGATCCCGATTTCATCGTCGACGATGAAGAAGAATAA
- a CDS encoding RicAFT regulatory complex protein RicA family protein: protein MAKYSKDDIVERAKELAKMIAESEEVDFFKKAEAKIHENEKVRQLIANIKSLQKQAVNFQHYGKTEALKKTEEKIEQLERELDDIPVVQQFKESQVDVNDLLQIVANTISNTVTDEVITSTGGNLLTGETGAQVRNKLSGNHH, encoded by the coding sequence GTGGCCAAATACTCAAAAGACGACATTGTCGAACGCGCCAAAGAGTTGGCGAAAATGATTGCGGAATCGGAAGAAGTCGATTTTTTCAAAAAAGCGGAAGCAAAAATTCATGAAAATGAAAAAGTTCGACAATTAATAGCAAACATTAAAAGTTTGCAAAAACAGGCTGTCAATTTTCAACATTATGGAAAAACAGAAGCGCTGAAAAAAACGGAAGAAAAAATCGAACAGCTTGAGAGAGAATTGGACGATATTCCCGTTGTTCAACAGTTTAAAGAATCCCAAGTGGATGTAAACGATTTGTTGCAGATCGTAGCCAACACGATATCCAATACCGTGACAGATGAAGTGATTACTTCTACAGGCGGAAACCTACTGACAGGAGAAACCGGAGCTCAAGTTAGAAACAAGCTATCGGGGAACCATCATTAA